From the genome of Segatella hominis, one region includes:
- the rsmG gene encoding 16S rRNA (guanine(527)-N(7))-methyltransferase RsmG, with translation MKIIEKYFPNLTDKQKEQISKLDSLYRDWNAKINVISRKDIDNLYEHHVLHSLAIAKAIHFRAGSEILDFGCGGGFPGIPLAILFPECKFKLIDGTGKKIRVCNEVAAAIGLENLKAEHIRGEEEKGKYDFVVSRAVMQLPDLMKIIKKNFKKSQQNSLPNGLLCLKGGNLQEELKQYKNIAEITPLSDFFEEEWFKQDKQLVYVPA, from the coding sequence ATGAAGATAATCGAGAAATACTTTCCGAATCTCACGGATAAGCAAAAAGAACAGATATCAAAATTGGATTCTCTCTATCGTGACTGGAATGCAAAAATCAATGTAATCAGCCGCAAGGATATAGACAATCTCTACGAACATCATGTGCTGCATTCCTTGGCAATAGCGAAAGCCATCCATTTCCGTGCGGGTTCTGAAATCCTGGATTTCGGATGCGGTGGAGGATTCCCAGGCATTCCTCTTGCTATTCTCTTTCCTGAATGCAAATTCAAATTGATTGATGGAACTGGCAAGAAAATCAGGGTTTGTAATGAGGTAGCTGCTGCTATTGGACTGGAAAATCTGAAGGCGGAGCATATTCGCGGTGAGGAGGAAAAGGGAAAATATGATTTTGTGGTCAGTCGTGCGGTGATGCAACTTCCTGATTTAATGAAAATTATCAAGAAGAATTTCAAAAAGTCCCAGCAAAATTCCCTCCCTAATGGTCTTCTTTGCCTGAAAGGTGGAAATCTTCAAGAAGAATTGAAACAATATAAAAATATTGCAGAGATTACTCCGTTGAGTGATTTCTTTGAGGAAGAATGGTTCAAGCAGGATAAACAGTTGGTATATGTGCCGGCGTGA
- a CDS encoding HAD family hydrolase codes for MIKAALFDLDGVVFDTESQYSVFWGMIGKEYHPEIPDFAQIIKGQTLVQIYDKYFSDDKIFASKDDFCSVKDEQAKITARLDEFEQNMSYNYIAGFEDFVKDLRNNGIKCAVVTSSNIPKMLNVYQLRPEFKDYFDRVLTSEDFAKSKPDPDCYLKGAAYFGVKPEECVGLEDSFNGLKAVRASGAFTLGLATTNAADAIRPYSDEVISDYIGFTFADLVKIVSLSRK; via the coding sequence ATGATTAAAGCAGCACTTTTCGATTTAGACGGTGTCGTTTTTGACACCGAATCGCAATATTCGGTTTTCTGGGGAATGATAGGGAAGGAGTATCATCCTGAGATTCCTGATTTCGCACAAATCATCAAAGGACAGACTCTGGTTCAGATCTACGACAAGTATTTTTCCGATGATAAGATTTTCGCTTCTAAAGATGATTTCTGTAGCGTGAAAGATGAACAGGCTAAAATTACCGCCCGTCTGGATGAATTCGAGCAAAACATGAGCTACAACTATATTGCTGGATTTGAGGATTTTGTAAAGGATTTACGCAATAACGGCATAAAATGCGCTGTTGTAACCAGCAGCAATATCCCTAAGATGCTCAATGTTTATCAGCTGCGACCGGAATTTAAAGACTACTTTGACAGGGTTCTCACGAGTGAAGATTTTGCCAAGAGCAAACCTGACCCAGACTGCTATCTCAAGGGAGCGGCTTATTTCGGAGTCAAACCGGAAGAGTGTGTTGGCTTGGAAGACAGTTTTAACGGTCTGAAAGCCGTAAGAGCATCTGGTGCCTTTACGCTCGGATTGGCCACGACAAACGCTGCTGATGCCATCAGACCTTATTCTGACGAAGTGATTTCCGACTATATTGGCTTCACATTTGCAGATTTAGTTAAAATTGTTAGCCTATCTCGTAAATAA
- the ruvC gene encoding crossover junction endodeoxyribonuclease RuvC, producing MNKVEKIILGIDPGTNVMGYGVIRVTGNKAQLVVMGVIDMRKESDPYLRLGKIFERVTGIIDEYLPDEMAIEAPFFGKNVQSMLKLGRAQGVAIAAAIHHDVPIHEYAPLKIKMAITGQGQASKEQVAGMLQRMLHISDEDMPKFMDATDALGAAYCHFLQMGKPETNARHYSSWKDYASKNQARVAGSAPVTGPRAQLMAALNRTTHK from the coding sequence ATGAATAAAGTAGAGAAAATCATTCTTGGTATTGACCCTGGAACCAATGTGATGGGCTATGGGGTCATCAGGGTGACAGGCAATAAGGCTCAGCTGGTAGTCATGGGTGTCATCGATATGCGCAAGGAGAGTGATCCTTATCTCCGATTGGGTAAAATCTTCGAGCGTGTAACCGGTATCATTGATGAGTATCTCCCGGATGAGATGGCCATCGAGGCTCCTTTCTTCGGAAAGAACGTTCAGTCTATGCTGAAATTGGGGCGGGCTCAAGGAGTGGCTATTGCTGCAGCTATCCATCATGATGTGCCGATTCATGAGTATGCTCCTCTGAAAATCAAGATGGCCATTACGGGCCAGGGACAGGCTTCCAAGGAACAGGTGGCGGGCATGCTGCAAAGAATGCTGCACATCAGTGATGAGGATATGCCGAAATTCATGGATGCCACGGATGCCTTGGGTGCGGCTTATTGCCATTTCCTGCAAATGGGAAAGCCGGAAACCAATGCCAGGCATTATAGCAGCTGGAAGGATTATGCTTCCAAGAATCAGGCAAGGGTTGCTGGCAGCGCCCCCGTTACGGGGCCGAGAGCCCAGTTGATGGCTGCTCTCAATCGTACAACACATAAATAA
- a CDS encoding PD-(D/E)XK nuclease family transposase produces MILLMEGNYIRFDWAMKRLLRNKANFVVLEGFLASLIGKKFKIERFLESEGNQSDEEDKYNRVDILAESEEGELCIIEVQNSRELSYFHRMLYGVSKTITEYIGLGKPYEEVRKVYSINIVYFELGQGKDYVYHGKTEFVGIHQPHDTLKLSVRQNEKFFGNKEYDILKRKAAGDIFPEYYVLRVNDFDQVATTPLDEWIEFLKTGNISAKAKAAGLAEARECLRVDSLSEKDKKAYYRHMESIRHMKSLFDTSRDEGFQEGKDEGLAAGRAEGRAEGRAEGRAECSLEIANQLKAMGLSPEQIAQATHLPIEEISKLFKQ; encoded by the coding sequence ATGATATTGCTTATGGAGGGAAATTATATTCGTTTTGATTGGGCGATGAAACGCCTACTTCGCAACAAGGCTAATTTTGTGGTCTTGGAGGGATTTTTGGCATCACTGATAGGCAAAAAGTTCAAGATAGAACGCTTCCTCGAAAGTGAAGGCAACCAGAGTGATGAAGAAGACAAATACAATCGTGTAGATATCCTCGCCGAAAGCGAGGAGGGAGAACTCTGCATTATTGAAGTACAGAATAGCCGTGAATTATCATATTTCCACCGTATGTTATATGGCGTTTCCAAGACTATCACAGAATATATCGGTTTAGGAAAACCTTATGAAGAAGTGCGAAAGGTTTACTCCATCAATATTGTTTATTTCGAATTGGGTCAGGGTAAGGATTATGTTTACCACGGCAAGACAGAATTTGTGGGTATTCATCAGCCTCATGATACCTTGAAACTATCCGTCAGACAAAATGAAAAATTCTTCGGTAATAAAGAATATGATATTTTGAAGCGTAAGGCTGCAGGTGATATCTTCCCTGAGTATTATGTGCTCCGTGTGAATGATTTCGATCAGGTAGCTACCACTCCATTAGATGAGTGGATAGAATTTTTGAAGACTGGTAATATCAGTGCCAAGGCAAAGGCTGCTGGTCTTGCTGAGGCCCGTGAGTGCTTACGTGTCGATTCGCTCTCTGAAAAAGACAAAAAGGCTTATTATCGCCACATGGAGTCAATAAGGCACATGAAGAGCCTCTTTGATACTAGCCGTGATGAAGGCTTTCAGGAGGGGAAAGATGAAGGACTTGCGGCGGGCAGAGCAGAAGGCAGAGCAGAAGGCAGAGCAGAAGGCAGAGCAGAATGTTCTTTAGAAATTGCTAATCAGTTGAAAGCGATGGGATTATCACCAGAGCAGATTGCCCAAGCCACTCATCTCCCTATAGAAGAAATATCAAAACTCTTTAAGCAATAA
- the trxB gene encoding thioredoxin-disulfide reductase: MEQVKTLIIGSGPAGYTAAIYAGRADLKPVLYSGIQPGGQLTTTTIVENFPGYPNGVDGNQMMMDLKEQASRFGADIRDGSISKVDFSKRPYHIVDERGNEILADTVIIATGASAKYLGLADEEKYRGQGVSACATCDGFFYRKRTVAVVGGGDTACEEALYLAGLAKKVYMIVRKPYLRAAEIMQQRVKEKENIEILFETNTLGLFGENGVEGAHLVKRKGESDEEEFDIAIDGFFLAIGHKPNTELFKDYIDLDEQGFVKVIPGTASTNVPGVFAAGDVADPVYRQGIVAAGSGAKAAIEADRYLQQL; the protein is encoded by the coding sequence ATGGAACAAGTAAAGACTTTGATTATCGGAAGTGGTCCTGCTGGATATACAGCAGCCATATATGCAGGAAGAGCTGATTTGAAACCCGTTCTTTATTCAGGTATTCAGCCAGGAGGCCAGTTGACCACCACTACAATCGTAGAGAATTTCCCAGGCTATCCTAATGGCGTGGATGGCAACCAGATGATGATGGACTTGAAGGAACAGGCCTCTCGCTTTGGAGCCGATATCCGTGATGGCAGTATTTCTAAGGTAGATTTCAGTAAGCGCCCTTACCATATAGTTGACGAGCGTGGAAATGAAATCCTTGCTGATACAGTCATTATCGCTACAGGTGCTTCTGCCAAATATTTAGGTTTGGCTGATGAGGAAAAATATCGCGGACAAGGTGTTTCTGCTTGTGCCACCTGTGATGGTTTCTTTTATCGTAAGCGTACCGTAGCAGTAGTTGGTGGAGGTGATACTGCCTGTGAAGAGGCCCTGTATCTTGCCGGACTGGCTAAAAAAGTCTATATGATTGTAAGAAAACCTTATCTTAGAGCCGCAGAGATTATGCAGCAGCGCGTGAAGGAGAAAGAGAATATTGAGATTCTTTTTGAAACAAATACATTAGGACTCTTTGGTGAAAATGGTGTAGAAGGTGCTCACCTTGTGAAGCGCAAGGGCGAAAGTGATGAGGAAGAATTTGATATTGCCATAGATGGCTTCTTCCTGGCAATTGGTCATAAGCCTAATACTGAGTTGTTTAAGGATTACATCGACTTGGATGAGCAGGGATTTGTCAAGGTTATTCCTGGCACTGCGAGCACAAATGTACCTGGTGTTTTTGCAGCAGGAGATGTGGCAGACCCGGTTTATCGTCAGGGAATCGTTGCAGCAGGTTCTGGTGCCAAAGCAGCCATTGAGGCAGACCGATATTTACAACAGCTTTAA
- a CDS encoding MBL fold metallo-hydrolase, producing MLHIEKFEVNMLQENCYVVSDETRECVIIDCGAFYPEERTAIVNYIKENNLQPVHLLVTHGHLDHNFGNNTIHETFGLKPEVSAADESLMKNLKQQAEVFYQMQLDYDFPPVGHFFEENEVIRFGNHQFEIILTPGHSRGSVTFYCADEKVAFTGDTLFRGSIGRTDFKGGSMFQIINSLRFLAQLPDDVKVLPGHGQATSIGEELAHNPYMDR from the coding sequence ATGTTACATATTGAAAAATTCGAAGTTAACATGCTTCAGGAGAATTGCTATGTGGTAAGTGATGAAACCCGGGAGTGTGTCATCATTGATTGCGGAGCTTTTTATCCGGAAGAAAGAACAGCCATCGTCAATTATATCAAGGAGAATAACCTTCAACCGGTTCATCTTCTTGTAACCCATGGACATCTTGACCATAATTTCGGCAACAATACAATCCATGAAACTTTTGGGTTGAAACCGGAAGTGTCGGCAGCAGATGAGAGTCTGATGAAGAACCTGAAGCAGCAGGCTGAGGTTTTCTATCAGATGCAGTTGGATTACGATTTTCCTCCTGTAGGTCATTTCTTTGAAGAAAATGAAGTGATCCGTTTCGGAAACCATCAGTTTGAAATCATCCTCACTCCGGGTCATTCCCGTGGCTCAGTCACATTCTACTGTGCCGATGAAAAGGTAGCCTTTACGGGCGATACGCTTTTCCGTGGTTCTATTGGCAGAACAGATTTTAAAGGCGGTTCTATGTTCCAGATTATCAACAGTCTCCGTTTCCTGGCCCAGTTGCCTGATGATGTAAAAGTATTGCCAGGACATGGACAGGCAACGAGCATCGGCGAAGAACTCGCTCATAATCCGTATATGGATCGATGA
- a CDS encoding AAA family ATPase yields the protein MNTIKKIVLTGGPCAGKTTALVKVIEHFSSLGYKVFTIPEVPTMFTQAGMNYLTSNKDFFYVGEKATLLTQLHLEDCFYKMAQTLEQPVLIVCDRGVMDISAYLSPQQWQDIIGEIGYTQTQLRDERYDAILHLVSAADGAEQFYTTSNNAQRLEKADEKGLQIARELDKRVIEAWTGHPHLRVINNHEDFDNKLNRVLKEISNVLGIPQPIEEERKYIVKLTGNVPNSIDSDIVQTYLTGEPNCEIRLRKRRFEEKEVFVHTTKKRISDTEQIETERQISSNLYESLLQQADPYRQTIKKHRKSFIWKGQYFELDSFESPVNDLMILETKGIAKQESVKFPPFIQVVEDITGNTKYYNYNIALKK from the coding sequence ATGAATACTATTAAGAAAATCGTGCTTACCGGTGGACCATGTGCTGGTAAGACTACTGCACTGGTGAAAGTTATTGAGCATTTCTCCAGTCTGGGATACAAGGTTTTCACAATCCCAGAGGTGCCTACGATGTTTACGCAGGCGGGTATGAATTATTTGACATCCAACAAAGATTTCTTCTACGTTGGAGAGAAAGCTACACTCCTGACCCAACTGCATCTCGAGGACTGTTTTTACAAAATGGCTCAGACGCTCGAACAGCCTGTTCTCATCGTCTGCGATAGGGGAGTAATGGACATCTCGGCTTATCTTTCACCGCAGCAATGGCAAGATATTATCGGAGAAATTGGCTATACGCAGACTCAACTGAGAGACGAGAGATATGATGCCATACTTCACTTGGTTTCTGCTGCGGATGGTGCTGAGCAATTCTACACAACAAGCAACAATGCCCAGCGCCTGGAAAAGGCTGATGAAAAGGGTCTTCAAATAGCCCGCGAATTGGACAAGCGTGTCATTGAGGCATGGACGGGTCATCCACATCTGAGAGTGATCAACAATCATGAAGACTTTGACAACAAGCTGAATCGCGTGCTCAAAGAGATTTCTAATGTACTTGGAATTCCTCAGCCAATAGAGGAGGAAAGAAAGTATATTGTCAAATTGACTGGCAATGTGCCAAATAGTATTGACAGCGATATTGTACAGACATACTTGACTGGTGAACCTAATTGTGAGATTCGTTTGCGCAAGCGCCGCTTTGAAGAAAAGGAAGTATTTGTACATACTACCAAGAAGAGAATATCTGACACAGAACAAATAGAAACAGAACGCCAGATAAGCAGCAATCTTTATGAGTCGCTTCTCCAGCAGGCGGATCCTTACCGCCAAACCATCAAGAAGCATCGCAAGAGTTTTATCTGGAAAGGTCAGTATTTTGAATTGGATTCCTTCGAATCTCCTGTGAATGATCTGATGATACTTGAAACAAAGGGTATTGCAAAACAAGAGAGCGTGAAATTCCCGCCATTCATTCAAGTTGTAGAAGACATCACGGGTAATACTAAATACTACAATTATAATATTGCCTTGAAAAAATAA
- the panB gene encoding 3-methyl-2-oxobutanoate hydroxymethyltransferase, whose product MGYLSTDKKKITTKTFAEMKQAGEKVTMLTAYDFTTAGIIDAAGIDSILIGDSASNVMAGNADTLPITVDQMIYHARSVARAVNHAMVVCDMPFGSYQISREEALRNACRMMKETGVDALKLEGGVEMIDTIKALIDAGIPVHGHLGLTPQSVNKFGGYGIRAKEEAEAEKLISDAIALDKAGCFAIVLEKVPAKIAAEVTRQVKAVTIGIGAGNGCDGQVLVYADALGMTQGFKPKFLRHFAQVGAEMTKGVQAYVDAVKTGDYPNIEESY is encoded by the coding sequence ATGGGATATTTATCAACAGATAAAAAGAAAATTACCACCAAGACTTTTGCTGAAATGAAGCAAGCTGGTGAAAAGGTAACTATGCTCACTGCATACGACTTTACAACTGCAGGTATTATCGATGCTGCCGGTATTGACAGCATTCTGATCGGAGACTCTGCATCAAACGTTATGGCAGGAAACGCTGATACACTACCTATCACCGTTGACCAGATGATTTATCATGCCAGAAGCGTAGCGCGTGCCGTTAATCATGCCATGGTAGTATGCGACATGCCTTTCGGTAGTTATCAGATTTCACGCGAAGAAGCCTTGCGCAATGCTTGTCGAATGATGAAAGAGACGGGTGTGGATGCCCTCAAACTTGAAGGTGGAGTAGAAATGATAGATACCATCAAAGCACTGATAGATGCCGGAATCCCTGTTCATGGCCACTTAGGATTGACTCCTCAAAGCGTCAACAAGTTCGGAGGTTATGGTATCCGTGCCAAAGAAGAAGCAGAAGCAGAAAAGCTCATCAGCGATGCCATCGCTCTGGATAAAGCTGGTTGCTTTGCCATCGTTTTGGAGAAAGTTCCTGCCAAAATAGCTGCTGAAGTTACACGTCAGGTAAAAGCCGTAACTATCGGAATTGGAGCTGGTAACGGATGCGACGGTCAAGTATTGGTTTATGCGGATGCATTGGGGATGACCCAGGGGTTCAAGCCTAAGTTCTTGCGCCACTTTGCACAGGTAGGGGCTGAGATGACAAAGGGCGTTCAGGCATACGTCGATGCTGTCAAGACAGGTGATTATCCTAATATTGAAGAAAGCTATTAA
- a CDS encoding ATP-binding cassette domain-containing protein has product MQTIIKIENGITRMPEWRMAEPVNFEACEGEHIAIVGPNGGGKSMFVDMIVGRHPLVMHDPYYDFSPSNKPMVSDNIKYITFRDTYGGDNDRTYFLQQRWNQLEIDESTPIVRDKLEEAYQMAGEDTPERRALQKHIYKLFHMEHLLDKYTILLSSGELRKFKLASTLFAEPRVLIMDNPFIGLDADTRDQLKELLKTLSSERALQIILVLSKSDDIPDFITHVVEVKDMKVLPKLTKEEYLKMRQPVPDHILSPELEQAIVDLPYSEREYHNEEVVKMNKVRIQYGERIILKDLDWTVLNGERWALSGQNGAGKSTLLSLVCADNPQSYACDIALFGNPRGSGESIWDIKKHIGYVSPELHRSYQRDLPAIRIVASGLMDSVGLYVKPKDEDLAICRFWMKVFGLEGKEEAGFLKLSSGEQRLVLLARAFVKDPELLILDEPLHGLDNVNRRLVKDVIEAFCKRKNKTMIMVTHYKEELPACIDHSIFLIRHA; this is encoded by the coding sequence ATGCAAACAATTATCAAAATAGAAAATGGCATTACGCGTATGCCGGAATGGCGTATGGCTGAGCCTGTCAATTTTGAGGCTTGTGAAGGTGAACATATTGCCATCGTAGGTCCTAATGGAGGTGGAAAATCTATGTTTGTGGATATGATAGTGGGTCGCCATCCTCTGGTAATGCATGATCCATATTATGATTTCTCTCCGAGCAACAAGCCGATGGTGAGTGATAATATCAAATATATCACTTTCCGTGATACCTATGGCGGTGATAATGACCGTACTTATTTCTTGCAGCAGCGCTGGAACCAATTGGAGATAGATGAGTCCACTCCTATTGTCAGAGATAAACTGGAGGAAGCTTATCAGATGGCTGGAGAGGATACGCCGGAGCGCCGTGCCCTGCAGAAGCACATTTACAAACTCTTCCACATGGAGCATTTGCTCGACAAATATACGATACTTTTGTCCAGTGGAGAGTTGAGAAAGTTCAAGCTGGCTTCTACCCTCTTCGCAGAACCACGTGTGCTGATCATGGATAATCCGTTTATCGGACTTGATGCAGATACCCGTGATCAGTTGAAAGAGCTTCTGAAAACACTCTCTTCGGAGCGTGCGCTGCAAATCATTCTGGTCTTGAGCAAGAGCGACGATATTCCAGATTTCATCACACATGTTGTGGAAGTGAAAGATATGAAAGTATTGCCAAAACTGACAAAAGAGGAATATTTGAAGATGAGGCAGCCTGTTCCTGATCACATCTTAAGTCCAGAATTGGAGCAGGCCATTGTGGATCTACCATATAGTGAACGTGAATACCATAATGAGGAAGTTGTCAAGATGAATAAGGTTCGCATCCAATATGGTGAACGTATTATTCTGAAGGACCTGGACTGGACGGTTCTGAATGGAGAAAGATGGGCTTTGAGCGGACAGAACGGAGCAGGAAAATCTACCCTCTTGAGTTTGGTTTGTGCTGATAATCCGCAGAGTTACGCTTGTGATATTGCGCTCTTTGGCAATCCACGTGGAAGCGGTGAAAGCATCTGGGACATTAAGAAGCATATAGGTTATGTCTCTCCGGAACTGCATCGCTCCTATCAGCGAGATCTTCCTGCCATCCGTATCGTAGCAAGTGGTTTGATGGATTCTGTAGGTCTTTATGTTAAACCTAAGGATGAGGATTTAGCTATCTGTCGTTTCTGGATGAAGGTCTTTGGATTGGAAGGAAAGGAAGAAGCGGGTTTCCTCAAACTCTCCAGCGGCGAGCAGCGTCTGGTCTTGTTGGCTCGTGCTTTTGTGAAGGATCCAGAACTTCTTATCCTTGATGAGCCACTTCATGGACTTGACAATGTGAATCGTAGGCTGGTGAAAGATGTCATAGAGGCATTCTGCAAGCGAAAAAACAAGACTATGATTATGGTGACCCATTATAAGGAAGAATTGCCTGCTTGTATTGATCACAGCATCTTCTTGATTCGTCATGCCTGA
- a CDS encoding FeoB-associated Cys-rich membrane protein, which yields MVFQYIIIGIVIVACLVYATIIMWKNGKSQLKCGDYKCAGCPFFEKCEKKQEKVGKKFGGTK from the coding sequence ATGGTATTTCAATACATCATAATAGGAATAGTAATAGTGGCATGCCTTGTGTATGCCACTATTATTATGTGGAAAAATGGCAAATCTCAGCTGAAATGTGGCGATTATAAGTGTGCAGGATGCCCTTTTTTCGAGAAATGTGAAAAAAAACAAGAAAAAGTTGGGAAAAAATTTGGTGGAACCAAATAA
- a CDS encoding prolyl oligopeptidase family serine peptidase: MKKIFCLTILLLSVLKISAYDFLRAVKNEIPGGYNFWVYTPVDYFYTQEQTPVIIFLHGASLCGRNLERVRRYGPLDAIVKGRDIDALTLVPQNPGGAWSPKKVMDMLDWVKQHYSCDTTRVYVLGMSLGGYGTMDVCGTYPDRIAAGMALCGGCSLKDVSGLGKLPFWIIHGTADRAVPVKQSKVVVDKLKRDGNDSRLIYDWWQGANHGMPARVFYMKKTYQWLFSHTLNDSDRPVNRDIDISMGDVRNAYDGVNRNAPKPELIDGPSVIKDEGNEY; this comes from the coding sequence ATGAAAAAGATATTTTGTTTGACTATATTATTGCTTTCCGTCTTAAAGATATCTGCATACGATTTTCTTAGGGCAGTAAAGAATGAGATACCTGGAGGCTATAACTTCTGGGTTTATACACCAGTGGATTATTTCTATACGCAGGAGCAAACGCCAGTGATCATCTTCCTTCATGGTGCCAGTCTATGCGGTCGCAACCTTGAAAGAGTAAGAAGATACGGACCGCTGGATGCCATTGTGAAAGGCCGAGATATTGATGCTCTGACGCTTGTGCCTCAAAACCCTGGAGGTGCTTGGAGTCCCAAGAAAGTGATGGATATGCTTGATTGGGTGAAGCAGCATTATTCCTGTGACACCACCCGTGTCTATGTTTTAGGCATGAGTTTGGGAGGATATGGAACAATGGATGTCTGTGGCACCTATCCCGACCGTATTGCAGCAGGAATGGCGCTCTGTGGCGGTTGTTCCCTGAAAGACGTAAGCGGTTTGGGGAAACTTCCATTTTGGATTATCCATGGCACAGCCGACAGAGCCGTTCCTGTAAAGCAATCCAAAGTAGTAGTAGATAAATTAAAACGTGACGGAAATGATTCCCGCTTGATTTATGATTGGTGGCAAGGTGCCAATCATGGAATGCCAGCCCGCGTTTTCTACATGAAGAAAACTTATCAATGGCTTTTCTCCCACACGCTGAATGATTCAGACCGCCCTGTAAATCGCGATATAGACATCAGCATGGGGGATGTAAGGAATGCTTATGATGGCGTAAACCGTAATGCACCAAAACCCGAGCTCATCGATGGTCCAAGCGTGATTAAGGATGAGGGAAATGAGTATTAA
- a CDS encoding MFS transporter, translating into MDTQNTPVHFKLWHRDFWLLAIANLFLMTSTYMLIPALPPYLIQAGFSSLEVGSIMGAYGIGIFLLGGFCSYLVQKYRRNHVCQFAIVGVAVCFALIYYLEFVLQVKIEFWMLILARLLQGAFIGLAQMTLASTLIIDTCESFQRTEANYTAAWFSRFALSLGPVIALILFKWLNYRGVVIAGGCFALIPVLLISWVKFPFKAPSDNMKILSLDRFFLPQGFLLFLNTAAITTVVGLLFSIQHSVVFYTMLMGGFIIALLAEKFAFPNAELKSEVFSGVIFMLAAVLIFFTNHQSAIQFISPSLIGFGIGVIGSRFLLFYIKLAKHCQRGTSQSSFFLSWEFGISLGLFLGYGFWGNHRIVELQKFLPKIQTDHEYILAISIVLLVLTLVFYNYCVHPWYMKHRNR; encoded by the coding sequence ATGGATACTCAAAACACGCCGGTACACTTCAAGTTGTGGCATCGGGATTTCTGGTTGCTGGCAATAGCAAACCTTTTCTTGATGACGAGCACTTACATGCTGATACCGGCTCTTCCGCCTTATTTAATACAGGCTGGTTTCTCCTCACTTGAAGTGGGAAGTATCATGGGTGCCTATGGCATCGGAATATTCCTGCTTGGCGGTTTCTGCTCTTATCTGGTTCAGAAATATCGGAGAAATCATGTATGCCAGTTTGCGATTGTGGGCGTAGCTGTGTGCTTCGCACTTATCTATTATCTGGAATTTGTCCTGCAGGTAAAAATAGAGTTTTGGATGTTGATACTGGCAAGACTGCTGCAAGGTGCGTTCATCGGATTGGCTCAAATGACATTAGCCAGTACGCTCATCATTGATACCTGTGAGTCGTTTCAGAGAACTGAAGCTAATTATACGGCTGCATGGTTTTCTAGATTCGCATTATCTCTCGGACCAGTAATTGCCCTGATTTTATTCAAGTGGCTCAATTATAGAGGTGTAGTCATCGCCGGAGGATGCTTCGCATTAATTCCTGTCTTGCTCATCTCATGGGTAAAGTTTCCTTTCAAGGCTCCGTCAGACAATATGAAAATCCTTAGCCTGGATAGATTTTTCCTTCCTCAGGGTTTTCTCTTGTTCCTCAACACGGCTGCAATAACAACTGTTGTGGGATTATTGTTTTCCATACAGCATTCCGTAGTATTTTACACCATGTTGATGGGAGGTTTCATCATAGCCCTGCTTGCTGAGAAATTCGCATTTCCGAATGCTGAACTCAAGAGTGAAGTCTTTTCTGGAGTCATCTTCATGCTGGCTGCAGTTTTGATATTCTTCACAAACCATCAGTCGGCCATCCAGTTCATCTCTCCATCTCTTATCGGATTTGGCATTGGTGTAATAGGAAGCAGGTTCCTGCTGTTTTATATCAAACTGGCCAAACACTGCCAGAGAGGAACCAGTCAGAGTTCATTTTTCCTGTCTTGGGAATTTGGAATCAGCCTCGGACTGTTTTTAGGATATGGCTTCTGGGGAAATCACAGAATTGTAGAACTGCAAAAGTTCTTGCCCAAGATACAGACAGACCATGAATACATCCTGGCTATCAGTATAGTTTTGCTGGTACTTACTTTAGTATTCTATAATTATTGTGTTCATCCATGGTATATGAAACACAGAAACAGATAA